ACACTCGTCGGCGTCGTAGATCTCCGGGAGCATCACGTCGCGCTCGGCGGTTTTGAGGCCCTCGTCGGCGGCGAGCTGCAGCACGCTCTCGCGCGTATAGCCGGGAAGGATGCTCAGGTCCTCCAACGAGGGCGTCGCGAGCTCGTCGCCTTTCCGCAAAAAGAAGTTCGCCGCCCCCACTTCCTCGAAGTGCTCGTGGTTGACGTCGAGGTAGAGGAGCTCGGCGTAGCCCTCTTCCTTCGCGAGCGAGTTGGGGTACATTCCCGGCGCGTAATTGCCCGCGGCCTTGACCGAGCCCACGCCCTCCGCCGGCGCGCGGTGGAACTCCTTCGATACCTTCAGCTTTATGGGGTGGAAGCCCCCCTTGAAGTAGGGCCCCACCGGGCTCGCGAAGACTACGAAGAGGTATTCGTCGGCGGGTTTGACGCCCAGCACCGGGCCGGAGGCGAACATCACGGGCCGGATATACAGCGCGCCCTGCTCGTCGGTCGGGAGGTAGGCCTTGTTGG
This portion of the bacterium genome encodes:
- the ilvE gene encoding branched-chain-amino-acid transaminase encodes the protein GEIVLFRPGDNARRMADGCRRLMMPAYDEGRFVDAVKQTALANKAYLPTDEQGALYIRPVMFASGPVLGVKPADEYLFVVFASPVGPYFKGGFHPIKLKVSKEFHRAPAEGVGSVKAAGNYAPGMYPNSLAKEEGYAELLYLDVNHEHFEEVGAANFFLRKGDELATPSLEDLSILPGYTRESVLQLAADEGLKTAERDVMLPEIYDADECFCTGTAAVITPIGVVNVEGEDVTIGDGGVGKYSRLFYDKLNAIMLKEAPDKYGWVMTIGEK